The Chiloscyllium plagiosum isolate BGI_BamShark_2017 chromosome 20, ASM401019v2, whole genome shotgun sequence genome includes the window TTTGGTCACCACTGGAGGTGATGCAGGACGTTTGTGTGAGTTCACCATAGTCTTAATAAGGGACCCATACCCCGAGAATTGTGTTTTTGCCCTAAAAGTAATTTTAAAGCTTGTGTTTCAGAGTAGGAAAGTGTGAGTCTTCATTTTGTTTATCCCTCTGTATAAATTTGGTTCGGATTGTGAGGATATTATTTGCCTTAGATGGGTAAAGACTTCATTACCAAAGTGTAGGACACCTTTTTATTTGCTACCAAGGTTATTGTAGATGTGGGGAGATCACGTTCCAGTACTCTTAAATTGATGATGCTTTCATCTGAGGCTACGCCAGAGCCCCCCCATTCCCCATCTCATGATTCCAGATCCACGGATCCACCCCCAACCACTTGTGCCTCTGAGTGTCCTTTTACGGAGCCCGGACTGAACTTCACTAACTCTGATCTTAGCCTCGTTGATATGAGTGAAGTTGAATACACCCAACTACAGCATATCCTTTACTCTCACATGGAGTCCCAGCCAGTGGAGGGTGAACTGGAGACTCGTTTGAATCCTACTTTGTACCAGTCTACCAATTTAGCCAACCAGGCTCCATTTCCGACAGCCAGTTCAGTTAACCAAGTTCCTTATTCAACTGCCAGCTCTACCAACCAGAATCTGTACCCAGTTACAAGTGCTACAAACCCAACCTCAGATTCTCACTATGTGGGTAATAGTCAATGTCTAGGGCATATTGATTTCCAAGAGTTAAAAATGATGCTTTTGAATGACCCTCCGTTACCTGTAAACAGCAGTAATAGTTTGCCAAATGTGGAGAAATTCTCACAAAATTCTTCTGCAGAAACTGCCCGACCTAATGGATTAACATTGAAAAACAGGGACATGGCAGGTAATTCAGACAAGGAGAAAAATTTAGGGGAAAATTCGATGGCAGGACAAGAGTCAAGATGCAAAACTGGACCCAGAGTTCGTCTTGAAGACAGATTTAATGCAATCCAAAATGAAAACCAGGATCAGCAGGAGCTACAGGACTCTGGAGTTACATTTAACAAGTGTGTTTCTCAACTAGTCAACATTGAAATATTAAATCTACATGGAATTCAGAAAATAGTTATATAACTAGATTTAATAACTTTTTTGTAAAACCTGCCCATAAAAACAACCTATTGTTTTCATCATAGACAGAGTTAAGTCTAATGAATTGGAATAATTGGAAATGGGTAGTCTTCATGAAATTGGTTTCTGCCATCTAGTTTATTGACTGGTGTAGTTCCATGTTAAGAAGTGGCACAATAAATTTCCACTCACTAACAATAAATCTTTATTGGAATTTTTTCTGTATTAGCAAAATTCAATTTCCTTACCAAACATTTACAAATAAAATCTTTTTTAGAAATGGAAGTGCTTAACTATTTTAAGTATTATGTTAATACAGACCAGGATCCAGAACTTGTCAGACAACTTAGATCCACCGTGTAATGTTTTCAAGATAAGATGAATGTTATTCCAGGAAAAGAGCAAAGTAATCACTTCCTTTTGAAACTTGATTAAAATCTTACTGCTGAATAAATGTAAATACCCAAGTACCAAGTGCATATCCACTGCTGTGAAAGAGACATTTTGTGTTCTTATTCAGAATAGTTGAAGACCTTATCAATTTTGTTTGTATTAGGTTTATATTCATCAACTGTTTAGTTAAGCACTGCCATTTGTATTTGCAAACTAAATTATATCTTAATTAAAAATTACTCCACTATAACAATTTTGCCTTGAGCTCCGGTTTCCTTTAAGATCTCGGTTTAAGGAAAATACATTGAATTGTAAACACTGAATCAAGATTTGCTGTGTTCCAACTCTGCAGAAAAAAATAATATACAGTATTTTCATGTCCTTTTAATTAAATAGGTGGAATGACCATTCTAATCTCGCTTTTACTTGTCACGAAGATTATGGTGCAAATAAACAGGCATCAAAATGTTTTTAGTCATATTGATGAGTTTGCACTGTAAACacatcttttaaaaattacaaatctAAAATTgtgcaaaatgttaatttttttgaaCCAGAGGCATTAGATGACTTGTATTAGGCAGTATAGCAAATGCTGTAACAGTGCACAGATGTATTTATTATCTGTTTTCCCTTTATTGTTCTGTAGTTTGGTTGCTTTGATCCGGCATCCCTCAGAGTTGATGGGGATACCTCTCCATCCACAACAAAACAAATGTACTACTTTAGTCAAGAGCAAGGCTGGAGCTCCTTCTGCTTTGCAGTTTGCATACCCTTTATACAcaccaaatacatgtacaccaaCTGGCAGTACTAGCTCTAGTCAAACTCAGGTAAGAAAGTTCTCTAACCAATTATGTAGATAAGAGAAAATTCTCCACCCAATTTCAGTAGAAATCTATTCCATTCACATAACATAAACTATGGTATTCTCCATTGTAATACTGTTCTTGGAGTATCAGTACTTGTTTTGATTGTTTCTCCTTGAGTGATCAGTACAAAGCATTTTATTGCAAACATTGGTAATTCTTATGTTACCTAGTAGATTGTGAACTTTACAAAGAGAAGAAAGTCATGACAAGCATGTATAAATATTGATTCAAAGTAGTCTCTAAAGAATTTATAAATATCAATCTCTGTCATGGTGTTAATGCCTCAGAAAGAACATTACCTGCCTGATATCGGGCCAGTTTGCTCGCACCACAAATTGTTTCCTTATTTGATATTTCCAGTACTCCATGTAAAGGAATTTTTCGTGTTTATTCAAAATCAAGACCAAGGAGAACTGTAATTGGAGCTAATATTTCCAAACAGTGTTATCTTAAATTTATCATTATATACTATATTTAAAATTCTTACACCGTCTTCAATGCCGTCTGTAAACAATGTAAACATTTGTTATGCTGCTTGTagcttatttttattcattcatgtggtgTGGGcagtatttactgtccatccttaattgtccttgagaaggtagtgggaaGTCACTTTTTTCAACCATTGCATTCCATCAGAGGTAGGTATACCAAATGTACTGGAAGGAAAGGAGttgaaggattttgacccagtgactgtgaaacaacagcattatagtcccaaatcaggatggtagtTGGCTTATAGGAGAACTTATGCATCTGTTGCCTTCTCCTTCTAGATAGTACAGATCActggtttgaaagatgctgtcaaaggagcatgactgaatcactgcagtgcatcctgtagatggtatgCCTTGCTTACCACTATGTATTGGTGAGGATGAGAGTTGATGTTGAAGATGAAGATGGTAGACAGGGTTGACAAATGGGCTAGTTTGTCCTGGATCTTGTTTAGCTTcttgagttgttggagctgcacaaatCCAGACATGTACAGAGTTTTCTATCCCACTCCTGACTGTACTTTATAGTTGATAGACAGGCAATAAGttgacaggaggtgagttatttactGCAGAgtttctagcctctgatctgcctTTGCAGCCAAAGTACTTATATGGCTAGTTTCTGGTCACTGATAACCCTCTGAATTTTGATACTGGAGATGTAATAACATTGGCTGTCATGATGAAATAATTTGATTCTCTCTTGAAGAGGATCATTATCTGGCACATGTGTGGCACTATTGCCACTTGTTCCTTTCTGagccaagcctggatgttgtctagGTCTTCTTACACACTGACACGTGCTGCTTCAGTCTCTAAAGATTCACCATGGTACTGCAACACcattaggagaaattgaggactgcacatgctggagaagtcagttaAAAaggtggtactagaaaagcactgcaggtcaggcagcatgcaaggagcaagagagtcaatgttccaagcataagcccttcaggaatgctCAACATCATTGTGCAGTCATTAATGGATACCTCCACTTTCAATTTTGAGGGCAGAAGATAACTGCTGATGCAACTAAAGAAGTTGGGCCTCGTACACTTTTTTTCTTGAGGAACTCCTCCAGTGATATTCTGGAATGGAGATTATTGACCCCCAACAACTATTACTTGTGTCAGGTACGATTCTAGCAAGCAGGGAGTTTTCTGGTAATTCcaattgactccaattttgctctGTCTGTTTGATGGCACACTCAGTAAAATGCTGCCTTGATTAAGgtcagcaccttcacatcctgcttTCTGTGGAGAGGACAGTTTTCAAAATGACTAGGTATATACCCATGTTGTaactactggaacagcttggacaGGGGCATGGCTATTTCCAGAGTACAACTTTAGTACTACTGCCAGAATGTTTCAGGCTCattgaacatggctttgtgcatgggaaatcatgtctcacaaacttaattgttactttttcaaaaaactcaggattgatgagggcagagcagtggatgtaatctatatggacttcagtaaggcgttcgacaaggttccccgtgggagactggttagcaaggttagatctcacagaatacagggagaactagccatttggatacagaactggctcaaaggtagaagacagagggtggtgatggagggttgtttttcagactggaggtctgtgaccagtggagtgccacaaggattggtgctgggtccactacttttcatcatttatataaatgatttggat containing:
- the LOC122560313 gene encoding transcription factor-like 5 protein isoform X3, encoding MMLSSEATPEPPHSPSHDSRSTDPPPTTCASECPFTEPGLNFTNSDLSLVDMSEVEYTQLQHILYSHMESQPVEGELETRLNPTLYQSTNLANQAPFPTASSVNQVPYSTASSTNQNLYPVTSATNPTSDSHYVGNSQCLGHIDFQELKMMLLNDPPLPVNSSNSLPNVEKFSQNSSAETARPNGLTLKNRDMAGNSDKEKNLGENSMAGQESRCKTGPRVRLEDRFNAIQNENQDQQELQDSGVTFNNLVALIRHPSELMGIPLHPQQNKCTTLVKSKAGAPSALQFAYPLYTPNTCTPTGSTSSSQTQELQSARQALSNCNRSKPLPEQVWIKVEDETLRKQVTNKRCRNRSRQTSIESDHKVLSDLTNMTENQNSNVPQGGQWQPAHPTPPGPTHGNQQELNCQRRERHNRMERDRRRRIRICCDELNYLVPFCNSETDKATTLQWTTAFLKYIQEKHGDTLKKEFESVFCGKTGRRLKQPRLEAPVDHLVTTSLHNHGVMEGK
- the LOC122560313 gene encoding transcription factor-like 5 protein isoform X1, producing MMLSSEATPEPPHSPSHDSRSTDPPPTTCASECPFTEPGLNFTNSDLSLVDMSEVEYTQLQHILYSHMESQPVEGELETRLNPTLYQSTNLANQAPFPTASSVNQVPYSTASSTNQNLYPVTSATNPTSDSHYVGNSQCLGHIDFQELKMMLLNDPPLPVNSSNSLPNVEKFSQNSSAETARPNGLTLKNRDMAGNSDKEKNLGENSMAGQESRCKTGPRVRLEDRFNAIQNENQDQQELQDSGVTFNNLVALIRHPSELMGIPLHPQQNKCTTLVKSKAGAPSALQFAYPLYTPNTCTPTGSTSSSQTQGAHALESASPQELALPRTFSLCFQQELQSARQALSNCNRSKPLPEQVWIKVEDETLRKQVTNKRCRNRSRQTSIESDHKVLSDLTNMTENQNSNVPQGGQWQPAHPTPPGPTHGNQQELNCQRRERHNRMERDRRRRIRICCDELNYLVPFCNSETDKATTLQWTTAFLKYIQEKHGDTLKKEFESVFCGKTGRRLKQPRLEAPVDHLVTTSLHNHGVMEGK
- the LOC122560313 gene encoding transcription factor-like 5 protein isoform X4, whose translation is MMLSSEATPEPPHSPSHDSRSTDPPPTTCASECPFTEPGLNFTNSDLSLVDMSEVEYTQLQHILYSHMESQPVEGELETRLNPTLYQSTNLANQAPFPTASSVNQVPYSTASSTNQNLYPVTSATNPTSDSHYVGNSQCLGHIDFQELKMMLLNDPPLPVNSSNSLPNVEKFSQNSSAETARPNGLTLKNRDMAGNSDKEKNLGENSMAGQESRCKTGPRVRLEDRFNAIQNENQDQQELQDSGVTFNNLVALIRHPSELMGIPLHPQQNKCTTLVKSKAGAPSALQFAYPLYTPNTCTPTGSTSSSQTQGAHALESASPQELALPRTFSLCFQQELQSARQALSNCNRSKPLPEQVWIKVEDETLRKQVTNKRCRNRSRQTSIESDHKVLSDLTNMTENQNSNVPQGGQWQPAHPTPPGPTHGNQQELNCQRRERHNRMERDRR
- the LOC122560313 gene encoding transcription factor-like 5 protein isoform X2; protein product: MMLSSEATPEPPHSPSHDSRSTDPPPTTCASECPFTEPGLNFTNSDLSLVDMSEVEYTQLQHILYSHMESQPVEGELETRLNPTLYQSTNLANQAPFPTASSVNQVPYSTASSTNQNLYPVTSATNPTSDSHYVGNSQCLGHIDFQELKMMLLNDPPLPVNSSNSLPNVEKFSQNSSAETARPNGLTLKNRDMAGNSDKEKNLGENSMAGQESRCKTGPRVRLEDRFNAIQNENQDQQELQDSGVTFNNLVALIRHPSELMGIPLHPQQNKCTTLVKSKAGAPSALQFAYPLYTPNTCTPTGSTSSSQTQQELQSARQALSNCNRSKPLPEQVWIKVEDETLRKQVTNKRCRNRSRQTSIESDHKVLSDLTNMTENQNSNVPQGGQWQPAHPTPPGPTHGNQQELNCQRRERHNRMERDRRRRIRICCDELNYLVPFCNSETDKATTLQWTTAFLKYIQEKHGDTLKKEFESVFCGKTGRRLKQPRLEAPVDHLVTTSLHNHGVMEGK